One segment of Herbaspirillum hiltneri N3 DNA contains the following:
- the dapA gene encoding 4-hydroxy-tetrahydrodipicolinate synthase: MIKGSIVAIVTPMHPDGSLDFPGLRKLIDWHIAEGTDGIVIVGTTGESPTVSVEEHSELIKVAVEHTAKRIPIIAGTGGNSTSEAIELTEFAKKVGADASLQVVPYYNRPTQEGMYLHFKKIAEAVDLPVILYNVPGRTVADMSNETILRLAQVKGIVGVKDATGNIGRGSDLIRLAPKSFAVYSGDDPTAFALMLYGGQGNISVTANIAPRDMHELCAAAMSGNLARTIELNNKMLPLHNKLFVEPNPVPLKWAMTELGLIESGMRLPLAPLGAAFHDTVRAALRESGVLK, encoded by the coding sequence ATGATCAAGGGCAGCATAGTCGCCATCGTCACGCCGATGCATCCGGATGGCAGTCTCGATTTCCCGGGCCTGCGCAAATTGATTGACTGGCATATCGCGGAGGGCACCGACGGCATCGTGATCGTCGGCACTACCGGCGAATCGCCGACCGTTTCGGTCGAGGAACACTCCGAACTGATCAAGGTCGCGGTTGAACATACCGCCAAACGCATTCCCATCATCGCCGGCACCGGCGGCAATTCGACATCGGAAGCCATCGAGCTGACCGAGTTCGCCAAGAAGGTCGGCGCCGATGCCTCGCTGCAGGTTGTTCCCTATTACAACCGTCCGACGCAAGAGGGCATGTACCTGCACTTCAAGAAGATCGCCGAAGCGGTTGATCTTCCCGTGATCCTGTACAACGTTCCCGGCCGCACCGTTGCCGACATGAGCAACGAGACCATTCTGCGCCTGGCGCAAGTCAAGGGCATCGTCGGCGTCAAGGACGCGACCGGCAATATCGGCCGCGGCTCCGACCTGATCCGTCTGGCGCCGAAGTCGTTTGCGGTTTATTCCGGCGACGATCCGACGGCGTTCGCACTGATGCTGTACGGCGGCCAGGGCAATATCTCGGTGACGGCCAACATCGCGCCGCGCGACATGCACGAGCTGTGCGCTGCGGCCATGAGCGGCAATCTCGCCCGCACGATCGAGCTGAACAACAAGATGCTGCCTTTGCATAACAAGCTGTTCGTCGAACCAAATCCGGTCCCCCTGAAATGGGCGATGACGGAACTGGGCCTGATAGAATCCGGCATGCGTTTGCCGCTGGCTCCGCTGGGCGCTGCATTTCACGATACCGTGCGTGCGGCGTTGCGCGAATCCGGTGTATTAAAATAA
- the bamC gene encoding outer membrane protein assembly factor BamC produces the protein MTIRKNVHSASRLLPQRGLTGLMIALAFTSLAGCSAVSNMLEGDRIDYKSAEKAKGPRLEVPPDLTQLQRDNRYAIPESNKGVATASGYSLEQKTRPVTDAAAVAPQAKGDLRIERDGTQRWLVVSQTPEQLWGPIKDFWQDSGFLINVESQDTGVMETDWAENRAKIPQDFIRNTLGRVFDSLYSTGERDKFRTRLERGPNGTTEIFISHRGAEEVLTGSAKETSVWTARPSDPGLEAEFLARLMVRLGAEETKAKAAVANAPTLQARSKLLKSANGSSVQVDESFDRAWRRVGLALDRVGFTVEDRDRTQGLYFVRYVDQNQDAKDKESEGFFSKLFSSKDKDKKAARYRIVVKATGDISNITVQNNDGKQEVSQIADKILGLLNDQLK, from the coding sequence ATGACAATTCGCAAGAACGTTCACTCTGCTTCACGTCTCCTCCCACAACGCGGTCTCACCGGTTTGATGATTGCCCTGGCTTTCACCAGCCTGGCCGGATGCAGCGCCGTCAGCAACATGCTGGAAGGGGATCGTATCGATTACAAGAGCGCGGAAAAAGCCAAGGGCCCACGACTCGAAGTGCCGCCTGATCTGACCCAGCTGCAGCGCGACAACCGTTACGCGATTCCGGAGTCGAACAAGGGCGTCGCCACCGCTTCCGGCTACAGCCTGGAGCAGAAGACCCGTCCGGTAACCGATGCAGCAGCCGTGGCGCCGCAAGCCAAGGGCGATTTGCGCATCGAGCGCGACGGCACTCAGCGCTGGCTGGTCGTGTCGCAGACGCCGGAACAGCTGTGGGGCCCGATCAAGGACTTCTGGCAGGATTCGGGCTTCCTGATCAACGTCGAATCGCAGGATACCGGCGTGATGGAAACCGACTGGGCTGAAAACCGCGCCAAGATCCCGCAAGACTTCATCCGCAATACCTTGGGCCGCGTATTCGATTCGCTGTACTCGACCGGCGAGCGCGACAAGTTCCGCACCCGCCTGGAGCGCGGTCCGAACGGCACCACCGAAATCTTCATCAGCCATCGCGGCGCCGAAGAAGTGCTGACCGGTTCGGCCAAGGAAACCTCGGTCTGGACTGCGCGTCCTTCCGATCCGGGCCTGGAAGCCGAATTCCTGGCGCGCCTGATGGTGCGCCTGGGCGCCGAAGAGACCAAGGCCAAGGCTGCCGTCGCCAATGCGCCGACACTGCAGGCCCGTTCCAAGCTGCTCAAGTCCGCCAACGGCTCCAGCGTGCAGGTTGACGAAAGTTTCGACCGTGCATGGCGCCGCGTTGGTCTGGCCCTTGACCGCGTCGGCTTCACCGTGGAAGACCGCGATCGTACGCAAGGCCTGTACTTCGTGCGCTACGTCGACCAGAACCAGGACGCCAAGGACAAGGAAAGCGAAGGCTTCTTCTCCAAGCTGTTCTCCAGCAAGGACAAGGACAAGAAGGCTGCGCGCTACCGCATCGTCGTCAAGGCCACCGGTGATATCAGCAACATTACCGTACAGAACAACGACGGCAAGCAGGAAGTTTCGCAAATCGCCGACAAGATTCTCGGCTTGCTGAACGACCAGCTGAAGTAA
- a CDS encoding tryptophan--tRNA ligase, with amino-acid sequence MYPDRVVSGMRPTGALHLGHYHGALKNWVKLQSELPCLFFVADWHALTTHYDDPSVIETSTWEMVIDWLAAGVDPSQSTLFIQSRVPEHAELHLLLSMATPLGWLERVPTYKDQQEKLADRDLATYGFLGYPLLQAADVLIYRASQVPVGEDQIPHIEMMREISRRFNHLYGKEKGFEEKAREAVKKLGSKRSKLYLELRTQFQEQGNEEALEQAKAMLDDAQNLSMIDRERLFGYLEGSRKLILTEPQALLTEASRLPGLDGAKMSKSYGNAIALREDKESVTKKVRTMPTDPQRVRRTDPGDPGKCPVWQFHKVYSDDAVRQWVEKGCRSAGIGCLECKQPVIDAILSEQQPMLERAQQYIDDPSLVRAIIADGCDTARKLAQDTMRDVREAMGLGY; translated from the coding sequence ATGTATCCTGATCGCGTTGTCTCCGGTATGCGCCCCACGGGCGCGCTGCATCTGGGCCATTACCACGGCGCCCTGAAGAACTGGGTCAAGCTGCAATCCGAACTGCCTTGCCTGTTCTTCGTCGCCGACTGGCATGCACTGACCACGCATTACGACGACCCCAGCGTGATCGAGACCAGCACCTGGGAAATGGTGATCGACTGGCTCGCCGCCGGTGTCGATCCCTCGCAATCGACCCTGTTCATCCAGTCGCGTGTGCCTGAGCATGCAGAACTGCATCTGTTGCTCTCGATGGCCACGCCGCTGGGCTGGCTGGAGCGCGTGCCGACCTACAAGGACCAGCAGGAAAAACTCGCCGACCGCGACCTTGCGACTTACGGTTTCCTCGGTTATCCCTTGCTGCAGGCGGCCGACGTGCTGATCTACCGCGCCAGCCAGGTGCCGGTGGGTGAAGACCAGATTCCGCACATCGAGATGATGCGTGAAATCTCGCGCCGTTTTAATCATCTGTACGGCAAGGAAAAAGGCTTCGAGGAAAAAGCCCGCGAAGCCGTCAAGAAACTCGGCAGCAAGCGCTCCAAGCTGTATCTGGAACTGCGCACGCAGTTCCAGGAGCAGGGCAACGAAGAAGCGCTGGAGCAGGCCAAGGCCATGCTCGACGATGCGCAGAATTTATCCATGATCGACCGCGAACGCCTGTTTGGCTACCTCGAAGGCAGCCGCAAGCTGATCCTGACCGAGCCGCAGGCCTTGCTCACCGAAGCCTCGCGCCTGCCGGGCCTGGACGGCGCCAAGATGTCGAAGAGCTACGGCAACGCCATCGCGCTGCGTGAAGACAAGGAATCCGTGACCAAGAAGGTCCGCACCATGCCGACCGATCCGCAGCGCGTGCGCCGCACCGATCCGGGCGATCCGGGCAAATGCCCGGTCTGGCAATTCCACAAGGTGTATTCCGACGATGCCGTGCGGCAATGGGTCGAAAAGGGCTGCCGTTCGGCCGGCATCGGTTGCCTGGAATGCAAGCAACCCGTGATCGACGCCATCCTGTCCGAGCAGCAGCCGATGCTGGAACGCGCGCAGCAATACATCGATGATCCGTCGCTGGTGCGCGCCATCATCGCCGACGGTTGCGATACCGCGCGCAAGCTGGCGCAGGACACCATGCGCGACGTGCGCGAAGCCATGGGGCTGGGTTATTGA